The following are from one region of the Fusarium keratoplasticum isolate Fu6.1 chromosome 4, whole genome shotgun sequence genome:
- a CDS encoding NACHT domain-containing protein has translation MDPISALSLVANIFQVIGFTNDVITISKQIYDAGSPAGLSELEQIAIDALRTADDITKRLAGCSTALPGSEDSVLLRLGQDIILIAQELKLLLEKLRAMGAGGKPWHTLHQTLMTIWKRDDIEKLEKRLVAVRGELQFHGVALIQKKLDQHSLQLQDVVAQLDDHAQAVIPQLFGQLDKIKVQNDTIIDNQMNGETVASRRHEELMGAVKGAMYQPGQPLLLNKRVSRKMRETAQKKILVSLWFATMQDREDTIHEANRRTYEWLFCDPVAEQKPWDNFRNFLSDDADIYWITGKAGSGKSTLTKFATHHRETSEALLRWAAGKPLNMACFYFYYKGTKLEKSEAGVLRSLLHQILFKRRELIKFAFPERFEAFRFGQNGDRSFEPTYWELKRALEALLKSCPNERFFFSVDGLDEYDANNHQMGELVDVFKALSKLPNVKFLLTSRPWVVFEERLAGYPRLRLHELTRPDIASFVDQRISEHQSSRTTMSDDTSVISFLKEEIVENSAGVFLWVYLVVRSLLEGLNNGDSVDELRQRILELPTDLEDLYLYMWVRILERYKPQVSRLLRILSFGSSEGARTSLLGLALVEEIDEEAVFALPVAPLDKEQAHRWMNTMEARIAGRCLGLIEVQRVKRVQVNEERVTWSTDCYQNSTEDELGNPFVTFIHRSVFEFVSSPEVCIKLEEATGASAGRSGDVFHAETAMLRMLVLRIKTFAEEGFKKDADENIVFPAALERLVYYALTTCRQAEKASGKAQSRLIAELDKIMTHLYKNAYNRLGRYHWSNTLRLLGEAGTHGMVSVEQLKLSQSSMLSLAVRFGLVHYVKENESVSKSVNSKSGRPLLDYALRPGCKALRRNREKNLGLHRSSEMVSFLLEKGARPSEKFCGKQLMEHFVWDLEEDPGKNETAKIIVLLLPYVRECRLGGPSLMMLRDTLNTAPRGREMEEDTENAVQILHRLYLEASLDPMQGMEERLMQDHFVKRLLSCFRG, from the coding sequence ATGGACCCAATCTCGGCTCTTAGCCTGGTAGCCAACATCTTCCAGGTCATCGGCTTCACCAACGATGTCATCACAATCTCCAAGCAGATTTACGACGCCGGGAGTCCTGCGGGCCTCTCTGAGCTTGAGCAGATTGCGATTGATGCGCTGAGAACGGCTGACGATATCACAAAGCGTCTCGCCGGATGCAGCACCGCGCTCCCGGGCTCTGAAGATTCGGTGCTACTGCGTCTAGGTCAGGACATTATACTTATTGCCCAAGAGTTGAAGCTCCTCTTGGAGAAGTTACGAGCTATGGGCGCTGGCGGGAAGCCTTGGCACACTCTTCACCAAACCCTCATGACCATCTGGAAGAGAGATGATATTGAAAAACTCGAGAAGAGACTGGTTGCTGTCAGGGGAGAGCTTCAGTTTCACGGTGTTGCCTTGATCCAGAAGAAACTTGACCAGCACtctctccagctccaagatgTGGTTGCTCAGCTCGACGACCACGCCCAGGCCGTCATCCCACAGCTGTTTGGCCAGcttgacaagatcaaggtgCAGAACGACACCATAATCGATAATCAGATGAACGGCGAAACAGTAGCATCCCGCCGACACGAAGAACTAATGGGTGCTGTCAAGGGAGCAATGTATCAGCCTGGTCAACCTTTGCTATTAAACAAGAGAGTGTCTCGCAAGATGAGAGAAACTGCGCAGAAAAAGATCCTGGTGTCGTTATGGTTTGCTACAATGCAAGACCGGGAGGATACGATACACGAGGCCAACCGCAGGACATACGAGTGGCTCTTTTGCGACCCTGTCGCGGAGCAGAAGCCTTGGGACAACTTCCGCAACTTTCTCTCTGACGATGCGGATATCTATTGGATCACTGGCAAGGCTGGGTCTGGGAAGAGTACTCTGACCAAGTTTGCCACCCACCACCGCGAGACTTCTGAGGCTTTGTTGCGATGGGCAGCTGGGAAGCCTCTGAACATGGCGTGCTTCTACTTTTACTACAAAGGCACCAAGCTGGAAAAGTCAGAGGCTGGTGTGCTGAGGTCGCTCCTCCATCAAATACTGTTCAAGCGGCGCGAGCTCATCAAATTTGCTTTCCCTGAGCGCTTCGAAGCTTTTCGCTTTGGCCAGAATGGGGACAGGAGCTTTGAGCCAACGTACTGGGAGCTGAAGAGGGCGTTGGAGGCACTGTTGAAGAGTTGCCCAAATGAGCGATTCTTCTTTAgcgttgatggccttgatgagtaCGACGCGAACAATCATCAGATGGGTGAGCTAGTAGATGTGTTCAAGGCGCTCTCAAAGCTTCCCAACGTCAAGTTTCTTCTCACGAGCCGTCCCTGGGTTGTCTTTGAGGAACGCCTAGCTGGATACCCGAGGCTTCGCCTTCATGAGCTCACACGGCCCGATATTGCGAGTTTCGTGGACCAGCGGATCAGTGAGCACCAGTCCTCACGGACAACGATGAGCGATGATACTTCAGTCATTAGTTTTCTGAAGGAAGAGATAGTAGAGAACTCTGCTGGCGTCTTTCTGTGGGTATATCTCGTTGTGCGGTCCCTGCTCGAGGGTCTCAACAACGGGGACTCTGTCGACGAGCTGCGTCAGCGCATCCTCGAGCTTCCGACAGATCTTGAAGACCTTTATCTGTACATGTGGGTCAGAATACTCGAAAGATACAAACCACAAGTCTCTCGTCTCCTGCGGATCTTGTCTTTTGGATCGTCCGAGGGAGCTCGTACCAGCTTGCTGGGTTTGGCCCTGGTAGAGgagatcgacgaggaggccgtCTTTGCCCTGCCGGTGGCACCGCTCGATAAGGAACAAGCCCATCGCTGGATGAATACTATGGAAGCCCGTATAGCTGGCCGCTGCCTCGGCCTTATTGAAGTGCAGCGTGTTAAGAGAGTCCAGGTCAACGAGGAAAGGGTAACGTGGAGCACGGACTGCTACCAGAACAGCACCGAGGACGAGCTTGGAAACCCGTTTGTCACGTTTATCCATCGATCCGTGTTTGAGTTTGTCTCATCGCCTGAGGTCTGCatcaagctggaggaggccaCGGGCGCATCGGCTGGGAGATCTGGGGATGTCTTCCATGCAGAGACTGCCATGCTTCGTATGCTGGTTCTTCGAATCAAGACGTTTGCAGAGGAAGGTTTTAAGAAGGACGCTGATGAGAACATTGTGTTCCCTGCGGCTCTCGAGAGATTGGTCTATTACGCCCTGACCACGTGTCGACAGGCCGAGAAGGCGTCAGGTAAAGCCCAGAGTCGTTTGATAGCGGAGCTGGACAAGATCATGACGCATCTGTACAAGAATGCGTATAACAGGCTCGGCAGATATCACTGGAGCAACACTCTACGTCTGCTAGGTGAAGCTGGTACGCACGGTATGGTGTCAGTGGAACAGCTAAAGCTGAGCCAGAGCAGCATGCTATCCCTGGCCGTACGATTTGGTCTCGTCCACTATGTTAAGGAGAATGAATCGGTCAGCAAGTCGGTAAACAGCAAATCTGGAAGGCCACTGCTGGATTACGCGTTGAGGCCTGGCTGCAAAGCTCTCAGACGCAACCGCGAGAAGAACCTGGGGCTTCATCGGTCCTCGGAAATGGTGTCCTTCCTTCTTGAGAAAGGCGCCAGGCCTAGTGAGAAGTTCTGCGGGAAGCAGTTGATGGAGCATTTCGTATGGGACCTGGAAGAGGACCCGGGCAAGAACGAGACTGCAAAGATCAttgtgctgctgctcccgTACGTGCGGGAATGCAGGCTGGGAGGCCcgtccttgatgatgttgagagaTACCCTGAACACCGCCCCACGCGggcgagagatggaggaggatacTGAGAACGCGGTGCAGATCCTGCATAGACTCTACCTCGAGGCGAGCCTGGACCCAATGCAGGGTATGGAGGAGAGGCTAATGCAGGATCATTTTGTCAAGCGTCTTTTATCTTGTTTCAGAGGCTGA
- a CDS encoding Chitinase encodes MQGRTHLLLHFDRAGNSQNRRGVACGSGWKKVHSCPESDQPDTVPAGAMLGEGSFPPARWNPNGLKLGDPGYNRIANSVGQFAGMMWTCDEFPFASSVEGGSGARTYCTPQHAACGGTKGLPVGVQLVHSEQDFQSNALSSLRSSVFHKSEVGVYRYHFKTKFNTERKGAALEVEWYTESGDHWSIWGQVSKRSIEERDARSGVIRVVDGIYSNGTVGRTYEMIHKDEYRVLRRSWDEYLGKNDSAVKPQQGDTTQPLAQMGTRDVDEEIKLSRIWLEASGNGTNPARQGYEALAEPPPLPILEIAQDFVEEQKEDKPAEEPYIVRAVEASDGTENSTSTAEDGKTLAPRHEETAGWMFRRQSQRQCDRATPCPDGSCCSNKGRCGYGDDICGPKVCVSNCEATALCGKDSLGGKVKCPLNVCCSAYGYCGVENDFCESAGKDAPCQKGFGSCNKIDPPSCGGRSAFARSIGYYQFANVRERQCNRISPKQIRTEGFTHLYGAFATIDPNTFAVKPWHEDDVTLYKEFTALKKKGLKTWIAIGGWTFNDPGATRTTFSDLAANSGRRARFINPGAPDRGGRKEDTDNYVSLLKEMRAAFGTKCGISVAIPTSYWYLRWFKPKEMEPYVDYFGVMTYDLHGPWDEDVKQIGSVILGHTNVPEIANWSLPLYYDGIDPAKLNMGLAYYARGYTVADSNCNGVGCKWSSTSRPAPCTNFGGVMSLEEIERMVKEEPGMSPRLLAKDMMMELKFGDQWIGYDNEDTIQMKKRWASSRCFGGTMVWSVDMYSGSGSGDTPDDGGSGESVDPGGNQGDGSGLIYIDPEIWDEEEPEVRCQPPCTMVLPPSSLKKPITLTLPPYETSLDVAWSGTDGWHSTIQKTTLTIPVVTITTVDVWHVTVRDRRADSTTIWSTFDVTPSIRLPTFIITNRLPETTQDGVTQPPGTRTITPPPYPWTYTPPDPPRAKPTSNTPGGDDDDDGGDEDDNVIPPPPAVTWRPGKSGPICKKNCGKPCRTFCSFPCLLNCPDGGKDFPDPRNPKPPVPPRPQPTGAPTPTVKPTVPKDLPTPGAPPENKDHENDEQQCALEFDLPLPTWRDPDGTTSVKPKPTPPKPSPKPNPEPPSPNPDTEEVDCYNGGQFINRGLAIEALEYFCDRFEGRVLDATRPETERTLMCKHGVHCIPTGKGCFVDVLMSVTVKNGCRFTVGSKGAKSECGRILRRMIDECDTSSTQFKQGGKLSSNCADWRFDPNNRWNPSSKDQCSS; translated from the exons ATGCAAGGCCGCACGCACCTCCTCCTACACTTTGACAGGGCTGGAAATTCTCAGAATCGGAGAGGCGTGGCTTGTGGCTCAGGGTGGAAGAAAGTGCACAGTTGCCCTGAGTCTGATCAGCCAGA CACCGTTCCCGCGGGGGCCATGCTGGGAGAAGGATCGTTTCCCCCCGCTAGATGGAACCCAAACggcctcaagctcggcgaCCCAGGGTACAACAGAATTGCCAATAGCGTTGGCCAATTTGCTGGAATGATGTGGACCTGCGATGAATTTCCCTTTGCCAG TTCTGTAGAAGGGGGCTCAGGAGCGCGGACATACTGCACTCCTCAGCACGCAGCGTGCGGCGGTACGAAGGGTTTGCCTGTCGGGGTACAACTTGTCCACTCGGAACAAGACTTTCAGAGCAATGCTCTGTCCAGTCTGCGGTCAAGTGTGTTCCACAAGTCCGAGGTTGGTGTATATCGGTATCACTTCAAGACGAAATTCAACACGGAGCGGAAGGGTGCTGCGCTAGAAGTCGAGTGGTACACAGAGTCCGGTGATCATTGGAGTATTTGGGGCCAGGTATCGAAACGCTCTATTGAAGAACGTGACGCCCGATCTGGGGTTATCCGGGTGGTTGATGGCATTTACAGCAACGGCACTGTAGGACGGACGTATGAGATGATACACAAGGACGAG TACAGGGTGCTTCGCAGATCGTGGGATGAATATCTCGGCAAGAATGACTCGGCAGTGAAGCCCCAACAAGGGGACACGACGCAGCCATTGGCACAGATGGGCACCCGagatgtcgatgaggagATAAAGCTCAGTCGTATCTGGCTGGAGGCGTCAGGCAACGGTACCAACCCGGCTCGGCAGGGGTACGAGGCTCTGGCTGAGCCTCCACCGCTACCTATTCTCGAGATAGCCCAAGACTTTGTGGAAGAGCAAAAGGAAGACAAACCTGCAGAGGAGCCTTACATTGTGCGTGCCGTCGAAGCGAGCGACGGCACCGAGAATtccacctccaccgccgAAGACGGCAAAACGCTGGCACCAAGACATGAGGAGACGGCAGGCTGGATGTTCCGTCGTCAGTCACAGCGCCAGTGCGACCGCGCGACGCCATGCCCCGATGGTAGCTGCTGCAGCAACAAGGGCCGATGCGGATACGGTGACGACATCTGTGGCCCCAAGGTCTGCGTGTCCAACTGCGAGGCCACGGCTCTCTGTGGCAAGGACAGCCTGGGAGGCAAAGTCAAGTGTCCGCTCAACGTCTGCTGCAGCGCCTACGGATACTGCGGCGTCGAGAATGACTTCTGCGAGAGCGCCGGCAAGGACGCCCCCTGTCAGAAGGGCTTCGGCAGCTGCAACAAGATCGATCCCCCATCCTGCGGGGGACGCTCAGCGTTCGCAAGAAGCATCGGCTACTATCAGTTTGCCAACGTGCGCGAGAGGCAATGCAATCGGATCTCGCCCAAGCAGATCCGCACTGAGGGCTTCACCCACCTGTATGGTGCGTTTGCAACCATCGACCCCAACACCTTTGCCGTGAAGCCGTGGCATGAAGACGACGTCACTCTGTATAAGGAATTCACGGCTCTTAAGAAGAAAGGACTCAAGACGTGGATCGCCATTGGAGGCTGGACCTTTAATGACCCTGGCGCGACACGCACTACCTTTAGCGACTTGGCTGCGAATTCTGGGCGGCGAGCACGATTCATCAA TCCCGGAGCCCCTGATCGTGGTGGCCGCAAGGAAGATACAGACAACTACGTATCTCTCCTGAAGGAAATGCGTGCCGCATTCGGCACCAAGTGCGGGATCAGCGTAGCCATCCCTACAAGCTACTGGTACCTGCGATggttcaagcccaaggagatggagccTTATGTCGACTACTTTGGCGTCATGACGTACGACCTCCATGGGCCCTGGGACGAGGACGTCAAGCAGATTGGCAGCGTCATCCTGGGTCACACAAATGTACCGGAAATTGCAAACTGGTCTCTACCGCTCTACTACGACGGCATCGACccggccaagctcaacatggGCCTTGCCTACTACGCTCGCGGCTACACCGTCGCCGACTCCAACTGCAACGGTGTCGGGTGTAAATGGTCCAGCACCAGCCGTCCAGCGCCCTGCACCAACTTTGGCGGCGTCATGTCGCTCGAGGAGATCGAGAggatggtcaaggaggagccaGGCATGTCACCGAGGTTGCTGGCCAaggacatgatgatggagctCAAGTTCGGCGACCAGTGGATCGGCTATGACAACGAGGACACGatccagatgaagaagcgcTGGGCGAGCAGCCGATGCTTTGGCGGCACCATGGTCTGGAGCGTCGACATGTACTCGGGCTCCGGCAGCGGGGACACCCCAGACGATGGAGGCTCCGGGGAATCCGTCGATCCAGGTGGCAACCAGGGTGACGGCTCTGGTCTCATATATATCGACCCAGAGATCtgggacgaggaggaacCCGAGGTGAGATGCCAGCCGCCATGCACCATGGTGCTGCCGCCGTCGTCCCTCAAGAAGCCCATCACCCTGACCCTCCCTCCCTACGAGACCTCGCTTGACGTCGCCTGGAGCGGCACGGATGGCTGGCACAGCACCATTCAAAAGACGACTCTGACCATACCTGTCGttaccatcaccaccgtcgACGTCTGGCACGTCACAGTGCGGGATAGGCGAGCCGATTCCACCACCATCTGGTCAACGTTCGATGTCACACCAAGCATCAGGCTGCCGACCTttatcatcaccaacaggTTGCCCGAGACTACCCAGGACGGTGTTACTCAACCCCCAGGGACCAGAACCATCACCCCTCCGCCATATCCTTGGACTTATACGCCTCCAGATCCGCCAAGGGCGAAGCCTACTTCCAACACACCTGGcggagatgatgatgacgacggcggcgatgaagacgacAATGTTATACCACCGCCTCCCGCCGTGACTTGGCGTCCCGGGAAATCCGGTCCTATATGCAAGAAGAACTGCGGCAAGCCTTGCCGCACATTCTGCTCCTTCCCCTGCCTCCTCAACTGTCCGGACGGGGGCAAAGACTTCCCGGACCCGAGGAACCCCAAGCCGCCCGTCCCTCCCAGACCGCAACCGACGGGGGCACCAACGCCGACGGTAAAGCCGACGGTGCCCAAGGATCTACCGACGCCAGGCGCGCCGCCAGAGAACAAGGACCACGAGAACGACGAGCAGCAGTGCGCCCTCGAGTTCGACCTCCCGCTGCCCACGTGGCGCGACCCGGACGGCACCACGAgcgtcaagcccaagccaaCGCCGCCCAAGCCCTCCCCCAAACCGAACCCGGAGCCCCCGTCTCCCAACCCGGACACCGAGGAGGTGGACTGCTACAACGGCGGGCAGTTCATCAACCGCGGCCTGGCCATAGAGGCGCTCGAGTACTTCTGCGACCGCTTCGAGGGCCGAGTCCTGGACGCCACGCGGCCAGAGACGGAGCGCACCCTCATGTGCAAGCACGGCGTCCACTGCATCCCCACCGGCAAGGGGTGCTTCGTCGACGTCCTGATGAGCGTCACCGTCAAGAACGGGTGTCGTTTCACCGTGGGCAGCAAGGGGGCCAAGTCTGAGTGTGGTCGCATCCTGAGACGCATGATTGACGAGTGCGATACGTCTTCGACGCAGTTTAAGCAGGGCGGCAAGCTGAGCAGCAATTGTGCGGATTGGAGGTTTGATCCCAATAACAGGTGGAACCCGAGTTCGAAGGATCAGTGTTCAAGTTAA
- a CDS encoding F-box domain-containing protein yields the protein MTANIKAIPAELLFRILRTVGHSPNGRSAITSCLLVNRVWHDVAHSILYKDLVLLGGDQMDRFLACHDRRAIRSITRSLTLRPIQKDGEWNTASYKRLDAQILLLATDVIAHMEALESFSLTTHPREPKLKLWILRSTISTVLKALPASCVNLELATRGGDGDMIRGVDGDPTHLCEDLRRLLPRMHHVHIDLASVCDAMLGRWDSGDVFRPIKLACIRSLHIDCVGMDERKQCAHDGDGDGDRYSYQHAPRSLWDSIIRGLQHAVGLQETDTGEITVLGSAPRGDDFNKDIYWTLLRCHVRRGHNGTTTWAFPITHIAPLNDSEYTWYIRVDGGTFVALGRSPLYDLAAGRPWRMLTTGPKLPAAIDPHATRVSDEELGILTEAQWKERYPRKASILWLNERKAGMRLIDAEEREGSEMRSTVEITPKGYVRPTEQGYCRSQVFTEEEWQYVREDIPEDEPEEESE from the coding sequence ATGACTGCCAATATCAAAGCTATCCCGGCTGAGCTTTTGTTCAGAATACTCCGGACCGTCGGCCATTCTCCGAATGGAAGGTCCGCCATCACCTCCTGCCTACTGGTAAACCGGGTGTGGCATGATGTTGCGCATTCAATACTCTATAAGGATCTGGTACTGCTTGGCGGCGATCAGATGGACCGTTTCCTGGCATGCCATGATCGTCGGGCTATCCGCTCTATCACCCGATCCTTGACTCTCCGACCTATTCAGAAAGATGGCGAATGGAACACGGCTTCATACAAACGGTTAGACGCACAAATTCTTCTACTGGCGACAGACGTCATTGCGCACATGGAAGCACTTGAGTCTTTCTCCCTGACAACACACCCCAGAGAGCCCAAACTCAAATTGTGGATTCTCAGGTCAACCATCTCGACCGTTCTCAAGGCACTCCCTGCAAGTTGCGTGAATTTGGAGCTTGCCACGCGAGGCGGAGATGGGGACATGATCAGGGGGGTTGATGGCGACCCGACGCACCTTTGCGAGGACTTACGCCGCTTGCTGCCTCGCATGCATCATGTTCACATCGACCTCGCCTCTGTATGTGATGCCATGCTAGGCAGGTGGGACTCAGGCGACGTTTTCCGCCCCATCAAACTTGCGTGCATCCGAAGTCTCCATATTGACTGCGTGGGCATGGATGAGAGGAAACAATGTGCccacgacggcgatggcgacggcgatcGGTACTCTTACCAGCACGCGCCTAGATCACTCTGGGACTCGATTATTCGAGGCCTACAGCACGCGGTGGGGTTACAAGAGACAGATACAGGCGAAATCACGGTTCTGGGATCCGCTCCGCGCGGTGACGATTTTAACAAGGACATATATTGGACCTTGCTACGTTGTCATGTCAGAAGAGGTCACAACGGAACCACAACCTGGGCCTTCCCGATCACCCACATTGCACCCCTGAACGACAGTGAGTACACCTGGTATATCCGCGTCGATGGCGGAACGTTTGTGGCGCTGGGCCGAAGCCCACTTTATGACCTTGCCGCAGGGCGCCCGTGGAGGATGTTGACTACAGGCCCAAAGCTGCCCGCGGCCATTGATCCTCATGCGACACGGGTCtcggacgaggagcttggtATACTCACCGAGGCCCAGTGGAAGGAAAGGTATCCCAGGAAGGCATCCATCTTGTGGCTAAACGAGAGGAAGGCAGGGATGCGATTGATAGATGCCGAGGAGCGGGAGGGCTCCGAGATGAGAAGCACAGTGGAGATAACGCCAAAAGGCTATGTCCGACCAACTGAACAGGGGTATTGTCGCAGCCAGGTGTTCACGGAGGAGGAATGGCAGTACGTGAGGGAGGACATACCGGAGGATGAACCGGAAGAGGAATCTGAGTAG